The genomic stretch TCACATAAAAAAACATTATTACTATGTTTTGTTGGTTTTGCCATCAGTACAATCATTCCTGCCAGCCATCTTCACTTTGAACAGTTTTCGTTTAGTCAGCAAAATAAAGTATTTGCAAGGCTTGAATTACCTTCTGGAAGCTCGCTTGAGGCAACAACTGTAGCTGCAACGATTATTGAGGACCAATGTAAGGCATTACCATTTATTGCAGATATATCAACACGTATTGAGCCATCACATGCTGATTTTATCTTTACACTTAATGAGCCAGTATATATTAATTCACTGCAATCGACTATAAAGGTACCTCACAATGCATCGTTATTATTTACTCAGAGCACAGGTGATATTAATAATGAAATAGAGATTGTGATTAAGGGCAGTGATGTAGCAGTTATTCGTTCTATTGCAAAAGCTCTTTCTAAAAAAATTTTATCCACAACCCTTGTAAAAGATATCATCTATCATTTCAAAGAAGAACGCCCACAGATTTCAGTAGAATTTGATCACATTTCCTGTGCAGAACATGGTATACCAATAGCGTTTGCAGGTAATTACATCCGTAGCGCATTCTATGGCCCTGTTATTTCTAAATATATTGAAAACGGTGAGATAGATATTCGCTGCAGTTCAAAAAAGCCTATTGATATTGAAAATGACATTGCTGCACTTAAATTACCATATCATGATAAAATCATAGCTTTAAAACAAATTGCCAGTATCAAACCATCTTCTACCATTACCACACTCTGGCACTATGACAAGATGCGTGCAGAAACTATAAGTATTATTCCAAATACCAATTCACAGAATAAACTTGAATATACATTATATGACATTATTAAGAGTATGAAAATTCCTGATGGATATTACATTGAATTTAGTAAAGCTTACACCAAACAAAAGGAAACAAAATATTATATCGCTTTTTATATTATCATTGCTGTGATAGCTACTTACTTAGTATTGGGTTTTATTTTTGAATCATTTATTCTTCCATTTATTGTGATGATATCTATCCCCTTTTCCTGGATATGCGCTATCTGGGTTGTATATATTTACGGTGCACCGTTAAACACAGTAACAGCTTTAGGATTGATTGTACTTACTGGTACTGTTGTAAATAATTCTATTTTACTGATAGATAGTTATAGTAATGAGCTGAGTAAGAAAGGAGCAACTCTTTCAATACAGGATTACATATATCTTTCATTACAGCGATTCCGCCCCATGCTTATGACCACCTTAACGACAGTATCTGGGCTTATTCCTCTATTGTTTGCTGGTGACGGCAATAGTCTATGGCAGGGTTTTGCAATTGCGATAATTGCAGGGTTATGCACAACTCTTGCAGTAATTATAATTATTACGCCCGTGATGTTTGATGTAACCTGTAAAATCTGCCGAAGGAGGGACTCGAACCCTCATGGAGTTGCCCCCGGCGGATTTTGAGTCCGCTGCGTCTACCAATTCCACCACTTCGGCATAAAAACTTTTACGTTATTCTGGTTGAGGTATTTCTTCTACTTCAATATATTTAGCTTTTGCACGGGCTACTATCTTACCCATTTCGTTTTCAATCTCAGCCCTGTTTTCAATGACTCGTTTATTCTTCTTAACAAACCAGCCACGGATATAGAGGTTTTCTTCAATAAACGCTGGTTGAAGATACCGAATGGTTATCTCACCCGTCAACGCAATATATTCCATATATTTATTTACAGTCATCATAGTTTCATCAAGTACGCTTGCTATGATGCCTGCATGAATAATATTTGGAGGACCCTCTAATGTTTGATCTGCTTTAAATTCACCGTATGCCGTTTTTGTGTCAGGATCAAACTTAAGGTGAAGTTTTAAACCTCTTTCGTTAGATTTTCCACAACCAAAGCATGTTTTATCTTCAAACTCGATCATAGTGGCATATTTTTAAAATCAGTATATAAATGTCAAGAAATTTTCAACTTATTGAGCATTTACTCACAAAAAAACGGTGTTATGTGACCAACTATTACCTTTTTGCCCATGTAGCGTTTGCTACGGTATCTACCTGCTCTCATTTTTTATTTTATCCATTAATAAATCTATTTCGTCCTGATCCAGCCATTCGTCAACATGCTCTGGCATGGCGTCAGTAGTCATCATGTACATTTCTAATGCCATTACGAGCTCTTCTTTGGTCAATACCCCCATAGTTACAAGAATTTCGCCAATAAGACGTTCGGGATTATCGCGTTGCAACTCCAATGCTTCCTTTAGCTGCTCTTCAGAAATAATTCCATTCTCAACCAAAAACGTCCCAACTTTTTTGTCATTTTTATTATTCATATTTAGTTCACTATCATTGTATTTTTTTAATATTAATATTAAAAATTTAATAAGTCAAGCTAAAAAATTTTTGTTTAGAGCTATCGCCCGTATAAAAAGTATTTGCAAACATATCAATGGTCTGCACTATTGTGTATACTATATATTGTATGCTAACAAAACGATTTTACATACTGGTTATTCTTCTTTGTATTCCATTGATTGCTGCACGGCAAACTGCTACATTTGTTGGTGTTGCTATCTGCAAGAAATGCCATGAATCCGACGCTATTGGCAATCAGTATAAATCCTGGCAGCAATCGCCCCATTCTAAGGCATATTTACTTTTAAAACAGGAAAAAGCGTTAGCTTTAGCAAAAGCATTATCAATTGAAAACCCTGCTTTTCATGAACAATGTGTCAAATGCCACACTACTGGTTCAGGAAAAAATCCCGCTATCTATGAAGATGGCGTTGGGTGCGAATCATGCCATGGACCTGGCA from Spirochaetota bacterium encodes the following:
- a CDS encoding PaaI family thioesterase — encoded protein: MIEFEDKTCFGCGKSNERGLKLHLKFDPDTKTAYGEFKADQTLEGPPNIIHAGIIASVLDETMMTVNKYMEYIALTGEITIRYLQPAFIEENLYIRGWFVKKNKRVIENRAEIENEMGKIVARAKAKYIEVEEIPQPE
- a CDS encoding cytochrome c family protein; translated protein: MLTKRFYILVILLCIPLIAARQTATFVGVAICKKCHESDAIGNQYKSWQQSPHSKAYLLLKQEKALALAKALSIENPAFHEQCVKCHTTGSGKNPAIYEDGVGCESCHGPGSIYNSYENHVALGNRDVAYKKAVSLGMYPILGTDGIKAREKVCRSCHNEKRPCYPKDPAEQQHQYLPLQLIADFAFPHRLRR